A single Asterias rubens chromosome 13, eAstRub1.3, whole genome shotgun sequence DNA region contains:
- the LOC117298652 gene encoding cation channel sperm-associated protein subunit delta-like produces MEFFAFVVMNVHLLLGTFFIVVFSCNSIFGASYDGDMQTPINQWSTPADTPSYDDHLALLTYEGDHPLLKQHSYKNATFLYARGLVYLTADGFSSPTDPLYVSSNIPEDARPPVLQSATFAGSNLVMVVTGVVVTYNLQTQRVIRASGIPHDIIITNVASHQCCFEDREWCQKQDGLVIAYNNQSLNSNSVEYFLSYDAGWTFVARQLQLDFDIKSGISGATVIGTLSSVAFLVLKDDSDEGIFIYDSYIDQTNANIAKPVSVPFAVTGNQTSFLQADGGLGCLVVWDSKDVSYSTVSGKAVVKVTILSNMQSSLLNDGEAVQEVISNKNGDFAILTTTADIYFGREGIPAKTVKLPFKDPLPSPISSCVIRFTPTNNIQVLYPGNMFEDNSPTKKLQLMSQTIYVQQCLSKVTPALTKCQHQGFDAAFHDQVFYMDIGQQLNLTASVIPNAWEDISYMVTVSNPGIVSLTTTREITERLVKGVTTSNLIAHLSLMSDTLPNGHKDAARGISSLRMSVYDSSLMCHHKQQAVAYVVAGCPPSRHLRIRKIDETCDHMRNIEYTIAKNMYDPSFLMGSNGVTASEDKKVLYDYRQLGCPIVVYYQDLLKPIVDLYEGDEFIEEMKEDFIVSEIHGMLTYSYTQTASQAGCRSQPQSWLSLLEAQDTPDPATAWTRQIYRSCMEADEIGLSNPDQPYEVLSSQNSNQLSWSPYNGILVFNVSVVNPDYSFCQLRGQFAVQVYGTLPKSTIPPLHIMLYTCGLGLAVLLAFYLAQKLWPEDADDAGGKGAGDAQEIQ; encoded by the exons ATGGAATTCTTCGCATTTGTGGTGATGAATGTCCACCTATTATTGGGAACATTCTTCATCGTTGTGTTCTCATGTAACAG CATTTTTGGAGCGAGTTATGATGGTGACATGCAGACACCCatcaaccaatggtcaaccCCTGCAGACACCCCATCATATGATGACCATCTTGCATTATTAACCTATGAAGGGGACCATCCATTATTAAAACAGCACAGTTACAAAAATGCTACGTTTTTGTACGCTCG GGGGCTTGTCTACCTTACAGCAGATGGCTTTAGTAGTCCAACAGACCCTCTTTACGTTTCCTCCAACATACCG gaAGATGCGAGGCCTCCAGTTCTACAGTCTGCAACATTTGCTGGTAGCAACCTTGTAATGGTTGTGACAGGTGTTGTTGTTACGTACAATCTTCAAACCCAACGAGTCATCAGAGCTAGTGGGATTCCTCATGACATCATAATAACCAATGTTGCATCACATCAATGCTGCTTTGAAGACAGAGAATGGTGCCAG AAACAAGATGGTTTAGTGATTGCCTATAACAACCAAAGTTTGAACTCCAATTCAGTGGAATACTTCCTCTCTTATGATGCCGGCTGGACCTTTGTTGCAAGGCAACTTCAACTGGATTTTGATATCAAG tCTGGAATCAGTGGAGCTACAGTTATTGGGACACTGTCTTCTGTTGCATTCCTAGTCCTCAAAGATGATTCAGACGAGGGGATATTCATCTATGACTCTTACATCGACCAGACCAATGCCAACATCGCCAAGCCTGTATCTGTACCATTTGCTGTGACTGGGAACCAGACATCGTTCCTACAGGCTGATGGTGGACTTGGTTGTCTGGTAGTTTGGGATAGCAAGGATGTTTCTTACAGTACTGTTTCAG GAAAAGCAGTTGTTAAAGTTACTATTCTGTCTAACATGCAGTCATCTCTATTGAATGATGGAGAGGCAGTTCAAGAGGTCATATCAA ACAAGAATGGGGACTTTGCAATTCTGACAACTACTGCAGACATATACTTTGGCCGAGAAGGGATTCCAGCAAAAACAGTGAAG CTTCCTTTCAAGGACCCCTTACCAAGCCCCATTTCTTCCTGCGTCATTCGCTTCACACCAACCAACAACATCCAAGTGCTGTACCCGGGCAACATGTTTGAAGACAATTCTCCAACCAAGAAGCTACAGTTGATGTCACAGACCATATATGTACAGCAATGCCTCTCTAAAGTCACACCAGCACTCACCAAATGCCAG CACCAAGGATTTGATGCAGCCTTTCATGATCAAGTATTCTACATGGACATTGGTCAGCAGCTGAACTTGACCGCCAGTGTCATCCCCAATGCATGGGAAGATATTAGCTATATG GTCACTGTCTCCAACCCTGGTATAGTTTCTCTCACAACTACCCGTGAGATCACAGAAAGGCTGGTAAAAGGTGTGACCACATCAAACTTA ATTGCTCACCTTTCTCTGATGTCAGATACTCTCCCGAATGG ACATAAAGATGCAGCTCGTGGAATTTCTTCTCTTAGGATGAGTGTATATGACTCAAGTCTAATGTGTCACCACAAACAGCAAGCA GTAGCGTATGTCGTAGCTGGATGTCCACCCAGCAGACATTTAAGAATCAGAAA GATTGATGAAACATGTGATCATATGAGAAACATTGAGTACACCATTGCTAA gaaTATGTATGACCCAAGCTTTCTAATGGGTTCAAATGGTGTCACTGCATCAGAAGACAAGAAGGTTTTGTATGACTACAGACAACTTGGCTGCCCGATTGTTGTTTACTACCAAGACTTGCTGAAACCAATTGTTGACTT GTATGAAGGTGATGAGTTCATTGAGGAAATGAAGGAAGATTTTATTGTGAGTGAGATCCATGGCATGTTGACATACAGCTATACACAGACCGCATCACAG GCAGGTTGTAGGTCCCAGCCTCAGAGCTGGCTGTCACTCCTTGAGGCTCAAGACACGCCTGATCCAGCCACTGCTTGGACAAGACAG ATTTACAGAAGCTGCATGGAGGCAGATGAGATAGGACTCTCCAATCCGGATCAACCCTACGAAGTACTAAGCAGTCAGAACAGTAACCAACTCTCATGGAGTCCTTACAATGGTATCTTGGTATTCAATGTGTCTGTCGTTAACCCCGATTACAG CTTCTGCCAGCTACGTGGCCAGTTTGCCGTGCAGGTGTATGGTACCCTTCCTAAGTCCACCATCCCACCTCTTCACATCATGCTCTATACATGTGGGTTAGGATTAGCCGTTCTCTTAGCTTTCTACCTCGCCCAGAAGCTATGGCCGGAGGATGCAGACGATGCAGGAGGAAAAGGCGCAGGAGATGCCCAAGAGATACAGTGA